A part of Acropora palmata chromosome 6, jaAcrPala1.3, whole genome shotgun sequence genomic DNA contains:
- the LOC141883280 gene encoding uncharacterized protein LOC141883280, which produces MSILCETQPELLRRRLPPVFNKRLYKAQAGIGVTDKIIKILQKPKSERRTSEQLNIIKTVVAALKDIHKGLQYIKEALSRVVTYERVEGDVEISKQSEEKCLSCYYILNGSVEARYEINNGVFGNGLPVDNPKDCEISYTHVAGEYLGLVSGDGQEFDYPAPDKIRTIEASEFLRVDREQFHRAVRQVQNRYVKEIEDFIQGVAFFKTLPQDDKAKLVNLMARQEYPAGKVIVNQGDQPEHLFFVAKGRCQYFRSIFIEEVDREEFVKLGQIEKGEFFGESNLLDSGQCFCSVSSIGSVTCFLVNKWALRTNENIIRILRENRRYFFNDGDIKHYIRNNELWQSFKRCTIAELLKIKGKYPHTFDSSKSTSVTPSRASKEEDRDKRLLLKTTNPRDEVASAPSKVKKLYVAPRSSRRRSSAILNCDAAAVVKAVLLLRRSSDTENDKGVGLPVSTRRSVSFQNSTCFNADAERGRMTRTKLKDRTKILPIFRRTESVEIQTLRKTSTRPTSRDSISFNSRNPIPGKTRMENKIHDIFGARKRASNISKNKKERNRKKDDGCNRPTEPFKEATFNMQGVERSPGFSPPVALEKSVVQNPNVIIKEVINTGIPGRRLSPKSYRRFERSIFDVVHRASNSEASSSNEDFSDSPVLNPWNVSLASSKWLTNIRTRRRNARNQDENDESSQPPIIVIEEWSQSTESGLREENAGDTSELASPKKTGRKTTPVLENVVEESEEEILKYEKERLPSERDRWHTPIHEVRDTCEKQLIEFKKDIAGLEEQRRKYKFLPTEDKVPLENEENYENEKLATEQSDENASCTDKNVSIEKHYGTTEMKGRCRKYSLISDRRSRSNTISEASIENSAVTQRLRRTKSLSRFRLISLSASNDISRTPSSISEHGTEVSMDQDQPDKVATEMQMMRIKSSRMEKRRLLLRKKIEQLDKNTQCENHYS; this is translated from the exons ATGTCAATCTTGTGTGAAACACAACCGGAATTGTTAAGGCGCAGACTACCGCCAGTTTTTAACAAGAGGCTCTACAAAGCACAAGCTGGAATAGGAGTGACGGACAAGATTATTAAGATACTTCAAAAACCTAAAAGCGAGCGACGAACGAGTGAACAGCTAAACATAATAAAAACAGTTGTTGCAGCTTTAAAAGACATTCATAAAGGCCTTCAGTATATAAAAGAAGCACTGTCTCGCGTGGTTACGTACGAAAGAGTCGAGGGTGATGTTGAAATAAGCAAACAGTCGGAAGAAAAATGCTTATCTTGTTACTATATTCTAAACGGCTCTGTTGAAGCCAGATATGAGATAAACAATGGAGTCTTTGGCAACGGCCTACCCGTTGACAACCCAAAGGATTGTGAAATAAGCTACACTCACGTAGCAGGGGAATATCTTGGACTGGTATCAGGCGATGGACAGGAATTCGACTATCCTGCGCCAGATAAAATACGAACAATTGAGGCCAGTGAATTTTTGCGCGTCGACAGAGAACAATTCCATCGGGCAGTAAGGCAAGTTCAAAACCGATACgtgaaagaaattgaagattttataCAAGGAGTTGCATTTTTCAAGACTCTCCCACAAGACGATAAAGCCAAATTAGTCAACCTGATGGCGCGACAG GAATATCCCGCTGGAAAAGTGATCGTGAACCAGGGAGATCAACCGGAACACTTGTTTTTCGTTGCGAAAG GAAGATGTCAATATTTTAGAAGCATCTTCATCGAAGAAGTTGACAGAGAGGAGTTTGTTAAGCTTGGGCAGATTGAGAAAG GAGAATTCTTTGGAGAATCCAATCTTCTGGACTCGGGTCAATGTTTTTGCAGCGTTTCCAGCATTGGGTCTGTTACATGCTTTTTAGTAAACAA GTGGGCATTGAGGACGAATGAAAACATCATTCGTATACTTCGTGAAAATCGACGCTATTTTTTCAACGATGGTGATATCAAGCATTACATCCGGAACAATGAACTTTGGCAGAGTTTTAAACGGTGTACCATAGCTGAACTCTTAAAAATTAAGGGGAAATATCCTCACACTTTTGACAGCAGCAAAAGCACTTCAGTTACACCATCAAGAGCATCAAAGGAAGAAGACCGCGATAAAAG ATTATtactaaaaacaacaaacccCAGAGATGAAGTTGCAAGTGCCCCCAGTAAAGTCAAGAAATTGTATGTGGCACCACGGTCATCAAGGCGTCGATCGTCGGCCATCTTAAACTGTGACGCTGCTGCAGTGGTTAAGGCTGTGCTTTTGCTTAGACGAAGTTCAGATACAGAGAATGATAAAGGAGTCGGCTTGCCGGTCTCCACACGTCGGTCCgtgtcatttcaaaattccACCTGTTTCAATGCAGATGCTGAGCGTGGGAGAATGACACGCACAAAACTGAAAGACAGGACGAAAATATTACCAATCTTTCGCAGGACCGAGAGCGTTGAGATTCAGACGTTGAGAAAAACGTCAACACGTCCAACAAGTAGAGATTCCATTTCGTTTAACTCTAGAAATCCCATACCAGGTAAGACAAGAATGGAGAACAAGATCCATGATATCTTCGGTGCAAGAAAACGAGCGAGTAATATTTCGAAAAACAAGAAGGAAAGGAATCGTAAAAAAGATGATGGTTGTAATAGGCCTACTGAACCTTTCAAGGAAGCAACCTTCAATATGCAAGGCGTGGAAAGAAGTCCAGGCTTTTCTCCACCTGTTGCCTTGGAGAAAAGCGTGGTTCAGAATCCCAATGTTATCATAAAGGAAGTAATTAACACAGGAATCCCTGGACGCCGACTTTCTCCAAAAAGTTATCGTCGATTTGAAAGAAGTATTTTTGATGTTGTACATAGGGCTTCAAACTCGGAAGCCAGTTCATCAAATGAAGATTTCAGTGATAGTCCTGTGCTAAACCCATGGAATGTTTCTCTTGCCTCAAGCAAATGGTTGACCAACATTCGGACGAGGCGAAGGAATGCACGCAACCAAGATGAGAATGATGAGTCCAGTCAGCCACCAATTATAGTGATCGAGGAGTGGTCACAAAGCACGGAATCTGGCTTGAGAGAAGAAAATGCAGGGGATACCTCTGAGTTAGCGTCCCCAAAGAAGACGGGTCGAAAAACAACACCAGTGCTGGAAAATGTGGTAGAAGAAAGCGAAGAAGAAATTCTAAAGTATGAAAAGGAACGTTTACCCTCGGAAAG AGACAGGTGGCATACCCCCATTCACGAGGTTCGTGATACGTGCGAAAAGCAGTTAATTGAGTTCAAGAAAGATATTGCGGGCTTGGAGGAACAAAGGAGAAAGTATAAATTCCTACCAACAGAGGATAAAGTGCCACttgaaaatgaggaaaattaCGAGAACGAAAAGTTGGCTACAGAGCAATCAGACGAGAACGCAAGCTGCACcgacaaaaatgtttcaattgAG AAACACTACGGAACCACGGAAATGAAAGGCAGATGCCGGAAATACTCTTTAATCAGTGATAGGAGGAGTAGATCTAACACAATTTCAGAG GCTTCTATTGAAAATTCTGCTGTTACTCAGAGGCTCCGTAGAACCAAGTCACTCAGTCGATTTCGGCTCATCAGCTTGTCGGCATCAAATGACATCTCGAGGACACCATCAAGCATAAGTGAACATGGGACAGAAGTGTCAATGGACCAAGATCAACCGGACAAAGTAGCCACAGAAATGCAGATGATGCGAATTAAGTCAAGTAGAATGGAGAAACGAAGATTGCTGCTTAGAAAGAAAATCGAACAGCTGGACAAAAATACCCAATGTGAAAATCATTACTCTTAG